A window of Plasmodium malariae genome assembly, chromosome: 12 genomic DNA:
CTTCTAATACTACTACTAACGatattgctattattttattagcttattttttttaattttaactaGCCAACTTTTTTGCTattccataattttttttttttttctcaaataTTCTTGCACGTTCAGAAAAAACACcctatgtgtatacataacGCAAATGGGATGATAAAAGTACGAATTTtcgtaaaatgaaaaaaaggtttataacttttaatattgattaacaattaaaataactCACGAAATgatataacattataataatatttaaaaatataatatatagttttatttatttattttttttttttaaaggaaaacTATATATGACTATATAAAGCATGCGTACGCgcgaataatttttattttttccccttgAAGGAACGTGATAAACATGCGCATGTAATGCATATAAAATTTGCTGAAATTTTTGAGGAGGGTTCTCCAAAAATTgagtttttttctttcttttttacattttcattatttaccttttttttcttttttcttttttttttattcttttttttttttttctgtttttcctttttcacattttttttattttttatttttgtttttcttttattaacaaaacTCCTATTCGGTTTGTGAAAAAAGTTGATGTTCAAAAAGAGATGCAGTGCACAGATATTGGGCTAAGCGGCACGCAGAATAAACGTAAGATAAATTTTAAGtgatatgtattatgtagAATATATACGAAGATaacttctatttttttttttaattttttatactcCTGTTTTTCTCCCACCTGTGGTGTGTATTTCCATTGATCCATGAATGTTGGaacatatatctatatctatatatctatatctatctatacctatatatatatatatatatatgcacatctTAAGGTTTCTCCACGTGCGCACCTTTATAACAGTTGAGCGTGGCATTTTACTACCTATGAACGCTTCATCTTTTCATAGTCTGTATACGTGAGGCTACAGTTTACACCTTCGTATCGTTCTACTTGTATGATTTTCAACAATTCATCGTTAATTTCCCCCCTGTAGTTTGCTTTCCTTATTAATTTCCTGATCGTCGTTTGATGATCAAAGTTATGTTGTGATGCTACATCAGGTAAAAATGtagaagaatatttttttttgttcacagtaaaatttatttttataccatGTTTCCCAATAACCCAATCATAAATATGATTACATTcttcaaaattaaataaatacgtaATAGTAACAATTAAATATGGTAAATCTTTAAGTGTTATAGGGTCAAATCTTGTATCGTAAAGTGAACTTTGTaaagtataataatgtaattcT
This region includes:
- the PmUG01_12031200 gene encoding conserved Plasmodium protein, unknown function, with protein sequence MYSSASTSVEKTVELVNDKKDVVTELIEKKDIICSWCFDILKHELKREKYDYIPAVLEALHQKGFKIPFFVKWMKLNDMNDLGSYDYDAYELKGCIGCLSEIDILELHYYTLQSSLYDTRFDPITLKDLPYLIVTITYLFNFEECNHIYDWVIGKHGIKINFTVNKKKYSSTFLPDVASQHNFDHQTTIRKLIRKANYRGEINDELLKIIQVERYEGVNCSLTYTDYEKMKRS